The Devosia sp. A16 genome includes a window with the following:
- a CDS encoding ABC transporter ATP-binding protein: MTAPHLELRGVGKRIGDTEVLDDVSLEVRPGEFVSLLGPSGAGKSTILNLLIGALTADRGQILVDGQPPGRQPPFAYMPQRDALLPWRRVLDNATLGLEVMGMPRKAARQAVAPLLHEFGLAGFEAHYPAQLSGGMRQRVALLRTVAQQRGMLLLDEPLGALDALTRARMQAWLAEMRLRHGWTVLLISHDVRETVQLSDRIYVLSRRPARVLHEFAVPFPHPRPPTGSPALAALEAEILAELFKLEP; encoded by the coding sequence ATGACGGCGCCGCATCTGGAACTGCGAGGAGTCGGCAAGCGGATCGGCGACACCGAGGTGCTCGACGATGTCAGCCTCGAGGTGCGGCCGGGAGAGTTCGTGTCGCTCCTCGGCCCGTCGGGGGCGGGCAAATCGACGATCCTCAACCTGCTGATCGGAGCGCTGACGGCGGACCGGGGGCAGATCCTCGTCGATGGCCAGCCGCCAGGGCGACAGCCCCCCTTCGCCTATATGCCGCAGCGCGATGCGTTGCTGCCGTGGCGGCGGGTGCTCGACAACGCCACGCTCGGGCTCGAAGTCATGGGAATGCCCCGCAAGGCAGCGCGACAGGCAGTCGCTCCGCTGTTGCACGAGTTCGGGCTTGCCGGTTTCGAGGCGCATTATCCGGCGCAGCTTTCTGGCGGCATGCGGCAGCGCGTGGCGCTGCTGCGTACAGTGGCGCAGCAGCGTGGCATGCTGCTGCTCGACGAGCCGCTTGGCGCGCTCGACGCCTTGACCCGCGCCCGCATGCAGGCCTGGCTGGCCGAGATGCGGCTGCGGCACGGGTGGACGGTGCTGCTGATCAGCCACGATGTGCGCGAGACCGTGCAGCTTTCCGACCGCATCTATGTGCTGTCGCGCCGGCCGGCGCGGGTGCTGCACGAGTTCGCCGTGCCGTTCCCGCATCCGCGCCCGCCAACCGGCAGTCCGGCGCTGGCGGCGCTCGAAGCCGAAATCCTCGCAGAGCTGTTCAAACTGGAGCCATGA
- a CDS encoding ABC transporter permease, with translation MSSRFVRWRPVAQLLAHAGPAIAAVLGLLMAWEAYVQLSGIAPTVLPAPSRIVVAGLGQWQSLATHSLATLQATTLGFAASLVAAFGFSVLVDFCRPLRRALFPVLVISQTLPLVAIAPLIVLWFGFGLVPKIVLVALVTLFPMLVALVEGYAATDRDIEALLASMGASRARRFQLARLPSVLPYFFAGLRISITYAVVGAIFAEYAGSRYGLGIYILNAKNNFRPDLVLAAVFVSASITLLLFGAASLLQRLAMPWTRLGERAP, from the coding sequence ATGTCCAGCCGGTTCGTCCGTTGGCGCCCCGTGGCGCAATTGCTTGCCCATGCCGGCCCGGCCATCGCCGCGGTGCTGGGGCTGCTCATGGCCTGGGAAGCCTATGTGCAGCTCTCCGGCATCGCCCCGACCGTGCTCCCGGCGCCGTCGCGCATCGTCGTCGCAGGGCTCGGGCAGTGGCAGAGCCTCGCCACCCACAGCCTCGCGACGCTGCAGGCGACGACCCTGGGGTTCGCCGCCTCGCTCGTCGCGGCGTTCGGGTTTTCGGTGCTCGTCGACTTCTGCCGGCCACTGCGACGCGCGCTGTTCCCGGTGCTGGTGATCAGCCAGACCCTGCCGCTGGTCGCCATCGCGCCGCTGATCGTCCTGTGGTTCGGCTTCGGCCTCGTGCCCAAGATCGTCCTCGTGGCGCTGGTGACGTTATTTCCGATGCTGGTCGCGCTGGTCGAGGGCTATGCCGCCACCGACCGCGACATCGAAGCCCTGCTGGCCTCGATGGGGGCATCGCGGGCGCGTCGCTTCCAGCTCGCGCGGCTGCCGTCGGTGCTGCCCTATTTCTTCGCCGGGCTCAGGATCTCGATCACCTATGCGGTGGTCGGGGCGATCTTTGCCGAATATGCCGGCTCGCGATATGGGCTGGGGATCTACATCCTCAACGCCAAGAACAATTTCCGTCCCGACCTGGTGCTGGCCGCGGTGTTCGTCAGCGCCAGCATCACGCTGCTGCTGTTCGGCGCCGCCAGCCTGCTGCAGCGGCTGGCCATGCCCTGGACGCGGCTCGGGGAGCGGGCACCATGA
- a CDS encoding YkoF family thiamine/hydroxymethylpyrimidine-binding protein, with amino-acid sequence MFSGAQISLYPMTGDFVGVIVGALGALDPYRDRLRVETDDISTLLVGPPEVLFPAMRDLFAAASRTSVHCVLSAAISRGCPGEPDDAICNSTQFDGPIPPLTERHAAALAAVATAPELGVHAVAQLSLYVMGQGDHMDEIYGSIGFLKASGTFERSKHFATKLSGDAGALFSTLEQAFCRFGPPQGHVTIDLTVSANSPSLG; translated from the coding sequence ATGTTTTCTGGCGCACAGATTTCCCTCTATCCCATGACCGGCGATTTCGTCGGGGTCATCGTCGGCGCGCTCGGGGCGCTCGATCCCTACCGCGATCGGTTGCGCGTCGAGACCGACGACATCTCGACGCTGCTGGTAGGGCCGCCCGAAGTGCTGTTCCCCGCAATGCGCGACCTGTTCGCTGCGGCCAGCCGGACCAGCGTTCATTGCGTGCTGTCGGCGGCGATCTCCCGCGGCTGCCCCGGCGAGCCTGACGACGCCATCTGCAACTCGACGCAGTTCGACGGGCCGATCCCGCCGCTCACCGAACGCCATGCCGCCGCCCTGGCGGCGGTGGCAACGGCGCCCGAGCTTGGCGTCCATGCCGTGGCGCAGCTCTCGCTCTATGTCATGGGGCAGGGCGACCACATGGACGAGATCTACGGCTCTATCGGGTTCCTCAAGGCCTCGGGCACGTTCGAGCGCTCCAAGCACTTCGCGACCAAGCTGAGCGGTGACGCGGGCGCGCTGTTCAGCACGCTGGAGCAGGCGTTCTGCCGGTTCGGGCCGCCTCAGGGCCATGTGACGATCGACCTGACGGTTTCGGCCAACAGTCCCAGTCTCGGCTGA
- a CDS encoding barstar family protein, translated as MAETLSLTLDGAAITDIPSFYDEVNRVFMAGEDWRLGPSPDALDDLLHGSFGALHGIDRVVLIWTDIEQSRLALGVEATRRHYLAKLAQPTRFDVDRIAADLAALERGDGPTYFDIILEIIAGHPQIELRPA; from the coding sequence ATGGCCGAAACCCTGTCGCTGACCCTCGACGGCGCCGCCATCACCGACATCCCGTCCTTCTATGACGAGGTCAATCGGGTGTTCATGGCCGGAGAGGACTGGCGGCTCGGCCCCAGCCCCGATGCCCTCGACGACCTGCTCCATGGCAGCTTCGGTGCGCTGCACGGCATCGACCGCGTCGTGCTGATCTGGACCGACATCGAGCAGAGCCGGCTCGCCCTGGGCGTCGAGGCGACCCGCCGGCATTATCTCGCCAAGCTCGCGCAGCCCACCCGCTTCGACGTCGACCGCATCGCGGCAGACCTCGCCGCGCTCGAACGCGGCGACGGCCCCACCTATTTCGACATCATCCTCGAGATCATCGCCGGCCATCCGCAGATCGAGCTGCGACCGGCCTAG
- a CDS encoding L,D-transpeptidase, with translation MIVDHEDRGAADAPGRPAVLSRRSLLLGSAAGLGALALAACSPAGMSVADAQRVYGPRPDERFPIPAVNVNKIDPKYYRRTVRYDSKEAAGTIIVDPRNHYVYRIEGDGYATRYGVSVGRAGFLWSGDAYIGRKAEWPIWTPPKEMIERQPEAAKYAGGMKPGLDNPLGARALYLYQNGVYTLYTLYSTSVPESIGKGVSSGCIGLITQDMLDLYDKTPVNTKVIVLKA, from the coding sequence ATGATCGTAGACCACGAGGATCGCGGTGCGGCGGACGCGCCGGGCCGGCCAGCCGTGCTGAGCCGCCGCAGCCTGCTGCTGGGCTCGGCCGCCGGGCTCGGCGCGCTGGCGCTCGCCGCCTGCTCGCCCGCCGGCATGAGCGTCGCCGACGCGCAGCGGGTCTATGGGCCGAGGCCCGACGAGCGCTTCCCGATCCCGGCCGTCAACGTCAACAAGATCGATCCCAAATATTACCGCCGCACCGTGCGCTACGACAGCAAGGAAGCGGCCGGCACGATCATCGTCGACCCGCGCAACCACTATGTCTACCGCATCGAGGGCGATGGCTATGCCACCCGCTACGGCGTCAGCGTCGGCCGCGCCGGGTTCCTGTGGAGCGGCGACGCCTATATCGGGCGCAAGGCCGAATGGCCGATCTGGACCCCGCCCAAGGAAATGATCGAGCGCCAGCCGGAAGCCGCCAAATATGCCGGCGGCATGAAGCCCGGCCTCGACAACCCGCTCGGCGCCCGGGCGCTCTATCTCTACCAGAACGGCGTCTACACCCTCTACACGCTCTACAGCACCAGCGTCCCCGAATCGATCGGCAAGGGCGTTTCGAGCGGCTGCATCGGCCTCATTACCCAGGACATGCTCGACCTCTACGACAAGACCCCGGTCAACACCAAGGTGATCGTGCTGAAGGCCTGA
- a CDS encoding cellulase family glycosylhydrolase: MKSLTRHVRYRRDRSFVGNRFWPGADIGFRATVRWQRVGIDTDQGPIRDPAYRSLIREDRMQGLKSPDHGGSANVRVALLAVAAILALVAFSPVAHASMLTVSPDGVLLLKGKPYRGIGVNIADAFHRLYLHPGDFTYDRDFATLEAEGIPFARIPATAYAPHDVRDYVLHRDAYLRKLDGVVQSAEKHHIGLILDLFWWHVAVPDIVHEPGSAWGDPASRTIAFMREYTQTIVSRYKDSPSVWAWEFGNEFSLAADLPNAADWRPQINPIIGWPDKRTKADDIRTPMILVAFTEFAKAVLEVDPEAAITTGNSIPRPNAESQRKTLTWNSVDTRADFRTNLAMVNPDPMNMLQIHLYAFDLKRFRQSHVTYADIIEQAMRVAREQKKPLFIGEMSSATVWPELKSEDDVKRDFKARLDAILEHKVPLSAVWQVSTSLTFANDPLSISRDKDNGWMFDDIRAANDRIAAELEAEQRIAELMPQFEAAIATVDLGAIVGLQQLLVDRGYKPGTVDGQYGPSTKRALIACIAAGTCTRDDLPVPN; this comes from the coding sequence ATGAAGTCTCTGACCCGTCATGTCCGCTATCGGCGCGACCGGTCATTTGTGGGGAACCGCTTCTGGCCCGGAGCGGACATCGGCTTTCGGGCCACCGTTCGGTGGCAACGCGTTGGCATTGACACAGATCAAGGGCCGATCCGCGACCCCGCCTATCGTTCCCTGATCAGGGAGGACCGCATGCAGGGGTTGAAAAGTCCAGATCATGGGGGCTCGGCGAACGTCCGGGTGGCTCTATTGGCTGTCGCGGCAATTCTTGCGCTGGTCGCCTTCTCGCCGGTTGCTCACGCCTCGATGCTCACCGTCAGCCCAGATGGCGTCCTGCTGCTCAAGGGCAAGCCCTACCGGGGAATCGGCGTAAATATCGCGGACGCATTCCATCGCCTCTACCTGCACCCGGGCGACTTCACCTACGATCGCGACTTTGCCACCCTCGAGGCTGAGGGTATCCCGTTCGCCCGCATTCCCGCGACCGCCTATGCGCCGCACGACGTCCGTGACTACGTCCTCCATCGCGACGCGTACCTGCGCAAGCTCGACGGCGTCGTCCAGTCGGCCGAGAAGCACCACATCGGGCTGATCCTGGACCTGTTCTGGTGGCACGTCGCCGTCCCCGACATCGTGCACGAGCCGGGCAGCGCGTGGGGCGATCCCGCCAGCAGGACCATCGCCTTCATGCGCGAGTACACGCAGACGATCGTGTCTCGCTACAAGGATTCCCCCTCCGTCTGGGCTTGGGAATTCGGCAACGAGTTCAGTCTCGCCGCCGATCTGCCCAATGCCGCCGACTGGCGGCCGCAGATCAACCCGATAATCGGATGGCCGGATAAACGAACCAAGGCCGACGACATCCGCACACCGATGATCCTTGTCGCTTTCACTGAATTCGCCAAGGCGGTCCTCGAGGTGGATCCCGAGGCGGCAATCACCACAGGCAATTCGATCCCCCGTCCAAACGCGGAAAGTCAGCGGAAGACCTTGACCTGGAACTCGGTCGACACACGCGCGGACTTCCGCACCAACTTGGCGATGGTCAATCCCGATCCGATGAATATGCTCCAGATCCATCTGTATGCATTCGACCTGAAACGCTTCCGCCAGTCCCACGTGACCTACGCTGACATCATCGAGCAGGCGATGCGGGTGGCCCGCGAGCAGAAGAAGCCCCTGTTCATCGGCGAGATGTCTTCGGCCACCGTCTGGCCCGAGCTCAAGTCCGAGGACGACGTCAAACGTGACTTCAAGGCGCGTCTGGACGCCATCCTCGAGCACAAGGTGCCGCTGTCGGCGGTCTGGCAGGTCAGCACCTCCCTGACCTTTGCCAACGATCCACTGTCGATCAGCCGCGACAAGGACAATGGCTGGATGTTCGACGATATCAGAGCGGCGAACGATCGAATTGCCGCTGAACTCGAGGCCGAACAGCGCATCGCCGAACTCATGCCGCAGTTCGAAGCTGCCATCGCCACCGTCGATCTCGGAGCCATCGTGGGCCTTCAGCAATTGCTGGTAGACCGCGGATACAAGCCTGGCACCGTCGATGGTCAATATGGCCCGTCGACCAAGCGCGCACTCATCGCATGCATCGCGGCCGGAACTTGCACCCGGGACGATCTGCCCGTTCCGAACTAG
- the nhaA gene encoding Na+/H+ antiporter NhaA: MTELIRKPRSLLRHFLSGEASAGIVLMVAAALALVAANSPLAGLYEGALHTKVGPLSAEHWINDALMALFFLLVGLEIKREMIDGQLASWSRRILPGIAAAGGMVVPAIIYVALNMHDPLTIHGWAIPTATDIAFALGVISLLGNRVPASLKIFLAALAIIDDLGAVIIIALFYTSGISWFDLAGAAVVLGLLFALNRAGILKLWLYLLLGLVLWVFVYRSGVHATLAGVALALAIPLRMKDGRPDDLEHSPLHRLEHMLGKIVPFIVLPIFGFANAGVSFAGVSIERLVDPLTMGVALGLVVGKLVGVFGSAAIAIRLGFADLPVHASWAQLLGTAMLCGIGFTMSLFIGLLAFAGEISLQEQVKIGILFGSGLAAIAGTVVLMISARRQV; the protein is encoded by the coding sequence GTGACCGAACTGATCCGCAAACCGCGTTCCCTGCTGCGCCATTTTCTAAGTGGAGAGGCCTCTGCCGGCATCGTCCTGATGGTGGCCGCGGCCCTTGCGCTCGTCGCTGCAAATTCACCGCTCGCTGGCCTCTATGAAGGCGCCCTCCACACGAAGGTCGGTCCGCTCAGCGCCGAGCACTGGATTAACGACGCCCTGATGGCCCTGTTCTTCCTGCTCGTCGGCCTCGAGATCAAGCGCGAGATGATCGACGGGCAACTCGCCTCATGGTCCCGTCGAATTCTTCCCGGGATCGCGGCCGCCGGCGGCATGGTGGTTCCTGCGATCATTTATGTCGCGCTGAACATGCATGATCCGCTGACCATTCACGGATGGGCCATCCCCACCGCCACGGATATTGCTTTTGCGCTGGGGGTGATCTCGCTCCTTGGCAACCGCGTTCCTGCCTCGCTCAAGATCTTCCTCGCAGCGCTCGCGATCATCGACGATCTCGGCGCCGTCATCATCATCGCGCTCTTCTACACGTCAGGAATCTCCTGGTTCGATCTGGCAGGGGCAGCAGTGGTGCTGGGTCTGCTCTTCGCCTTGAATCGCGCGGGTATCCTCAAGCTCTGGCTCTACCTTCTGCTGGGTCTTGTCCTCTGGGTGTTCGTGTATCGCTCTGGCGTGCACGCGACGCTTGCCGGCGTCGCCTTGGCACTCGCCATTCCACTGCGCATGAAAGACGGCCGCCCCGATGACTTGGAGCACTCACCGCTGCACCGCCTCGAGCACATGCTCGGCAAGATCGTCCCCTTCATCGTCCTGCCGATATTCGGGTTCGCCAATGCCGGCGTTTCGTTCGCGGGTGTGAGTATCGAAAGGCTCGTTGATCCACTCACCATGGGGGTGGCCCTCGGTCTGGTGGTCGGCAAGCTCGTCGGCGTCTTTGGCAGCGCCGCCATTGCGATCAGGCTGGGTTTCGCCGATCTGCCCGTCCATGCCTCCTGGGCGCAGCTGCTCGGTACCGCCATGCTCTGCGGCATCGGCTTCACTATGAGCCTGTTCATCGGATTGCTCGCCTTTGCAGGCGAGATCTCTTTGCAAGAACAGGTGAAGATCGGAATCCTCTTCGGGTCGGGCCTTGCTGCCATTGCCGGCACCGTGGTCCTGATGATCTCGGCGAGACGGCAGGTATAG
- a CDS encoding glycosyltransferase, with translation MKIAIHTLGTRGDVQPYLALALGLKAAGHTVMIAAPTQYEAFIGTHGILFSYLPGEFLDLMETPEAKAAMAGGGGFAAGFKMIKHFKPIGRKQLKAEWQAAQQFQPDLIIYHPKAIAARHIAERLSCPAVLASPLPGFTPTKEFASPMVPFRSVGPLNPLTHTVMAEGGEAIFRKMITDWRASDLNLAKKPRKPLKPQATLYAYSPSVLPRPVDWADDVAVTGYWFLEEAGDWQPDAGLQAFLDAGDPPVYVGFGSMPGLDPSALTTLVTEALRHAGKRGVLATGGGAIQAGSNSPDLHIIAGAPHDRLFPLMSACVHHGGAGTTGASLRAGKPTIVCPFFGDQPFWARIVHELGAGPAPIDRKNLTSGLLAAAIIEATATGTMARRAAEIGAEIRQEHGVSNAIAYLERQGLLTPKPTAPIVSEPALGRG, from the coding sequence ATGAAGATTGCCATTCACACGCTCGGCACGCGCGGCGACGTGCAACCCTATCTGGCGCTGGCCCTTGGCCTGAAGGCCGCCGGACACACTGTCATGATCGCGGCGCCCACGCAGTACGAAGCCTTCATCGGCACGCACGGCATTCTGTTCTCATACCTGCCCGGTGAGTTTCTTGACCTTATGGAGACACCCGAAGCCAAGGCAGCGATGGCGGGCGGCGGGGGCTTTGCTGCCGGTTTCAAGATGATCAAGCACTTCAAGCCCATCGGCCGCAAACAGCTCAAGGCGGAGTGGCAGGCGGCGCAGCAGTTTCAGCCCGATCTCATCATCTACCACCCCAAGGCCATCGCCGCGCGGCACATCGCGGAACGCCTTTCATGCCCCGCTGTGTTGGCCTCGCCCCTGCCGGGCTTTACGCCGACGAAGGAATTCGCAAGCCCGATGGTGCCGTTCCGCTCGGTGGGACCGCTCAATCCCCTAACGCACACGGTGATGGCCGAAGGCGGCGAGGCGATCTTTCGCAAGATGATCACCGACTGGCGCGCCTCGGACCTGAATCTTGCGAAGAAGCCCCGGAAACCATTGAAGCCGCAGGCGACGCTCTACGCCTATAGCCCCAGCGTATTGCCAAGACCCGTTGACTGGGCGGACGATGTCGCGGTGACCGGCTATTGGTTTTTGGAAGAGGCAGGAGACTGGCAGCCCGACGCTGGCCTGCAGGCCTTCCTCGATGCTGGCGATCCGCCCGTCTATGTCGGCTTCGGCAGCATGCCGGGTCTTGACCCCAGCGCGTTGACCACACTCGTCACCGAGGCATTGCGCCATGCTGGGAAACGAGGTGTTCTCGCAACAGGCGGCGGCGCTATTCAGGCAGGCTCCAACTCGCCCGACCTCCACATCATAGCGGGAGCGCCCCACGACCGGCTATTCCCCCTGATGTCGGCTTGTGTCCACCACGGCGGGGCAGGAACCACAGGGGCGTCCTTACGCGCCGGCAAACCCACGATTGTCTGCCCCTTCTTCGGCGATCAGCCGTTCTGGGCGCGCATCGTCCACGAGCTAGGTGCCGGTCCTGCCCCAATCGACAGGAAAAACCTCACATCGGGGTTGCTTGCGGCAGCCATCATCGAAGCCACAGCGACCGGCACCATGGCGCGGCGTGCCGCGGAGATCGGCGCAGAGATCCGTCAGGAACATGGGGTGAGCAACGCCATCGCCTATCTGGAGCGTCAAGGCCTGCTTACGCCGAAACCCACCGCTCCAATCGTGAGCGAGCCGGCTCTCGGCCGCGGCTAA
- a CDS encoding ABC transporter substrate-binding protein, with protein MTFSRKSGLLAASLLLGAAFALPAQAQDDQCGTDRTIDIAEMTWPSAAALAHIHATILEKGFGCNVEIVTGDTVPTSSSMLSRGTPAIAPELWTSTIAEPWQQGIEAGKVVQLGDAITDGTVEGWFIPRYVQEANPELTTADAVITKPELFPDPEESGQGRLYSCPPGWACELSTSALFEAYGMEGKWNLFSPGSGGALDASIARAFLRQEPILFYYWGPTAILGKFDAVQLDLGEARPDVYACNTDPDCAEPAGKTAYPSSPAVIGAAKWVETEAPAVAEYFGKVGLTNAQISELLVYGDENKADAAQTAENFLKTKEDVWTTWVSPEVADKVRASLS; from the coding sequence ATGACATTCAGCCGGAAAAGCGGGCTGCTCGCAGCTTCGCTGCTTCTGGGAGCAGCGTTCGCGCTGCCTGCACAAGCACAGGACGACCAGTGCGGCACTGACCGCACCATCGACATCGCAGAGATGACCTGGCCTTCGGCCGCCGCTCTCGCCCACATTCACGCGACGATTCTCGAAAAGGGTTTCGGCTGCAATGTCGAGATCGTGACCGGTGACACGGTGCCGACCTCGTCATCGATGCTGTCGCGGGGGACGCCCGCAATTGCCCCTGAGCTCTGGACCAGCACGATCGCCGAGCCGTGGCAGCAGGGCATTGAGGCCGGCAAAGTCGTTCAACTGGGTGACGCCATAACCGATGGCACGGTCGAGGGCTGGTTCATTCCTCGTTATGTGCAGGAGGCGAATCCAGAGCTGACGACGGCTGATGCAGTCATAACCAAGCCAGAGCTGTTCCCAGATCCGGAGGAAAGCGGTCAAGGCCGGCTGTATTCGTGCCCTCCCGGCTGGGCCTGCGAGCTTTCCACCTCGGCCCTGTTCGAGGCCTACGGGATGGAAGGCAAGTGGAACCTGTTTTCTCCCGGCTCGGGCGGCGCACTCGATGCGTCGATCGCTCGGGCGTTCCTGCGTCAGGAACCGATCCTGTTCTACTACTGGGGACCCACGGCAATCCTGGGTAAGTTCGACGCCGTTCAGCTCGATCTTGGTGAAGCCAGGCCCGATGTCTACGCGTGCAACACCGACCCTGATTGCGCCGAGCCGGCGGGCAAAACCGCCTATCCGTCATCGCCGGCGGTGATCGGTGCGGCCAAGTGGGTCGAGACAGAGGCACCTGCCGTGGCCGAGTATTTCGGCAAGGTCGGGCTGACCAATGCCCAGATCAGCGAGCTGCTCGTCTATGGCGACGAGAACAAGGCTGACGCTGCTCAGACGGCCGAGAATTTTCTCAAGACCAAGGAAGATGTCTGGACGACCTGGGTTTCGCCCGAGGTCGCCGACAAGGTCCGCGCCAGCCTCAGCTAG
- a CDS encoding ABC transporter permease: MFPELIDTRPLRRAVDDALGWVVTNWGSAFEAAAKPLLLLLNAIEALLLATPWWLIIALLTGIAWLATRRWPLPTIVLISLLFLGVMELWKDAMSTTALMLAATLTAIVISIPVGVWMSRSLRVRQFFTPVLDLMQTLPSFVYLIPTVMIFGPGKIPALIATIVYAAPPLVRLTDLGLRSVDPAVMEASRAFGTNPTQRLLGVQIPLALPTILAGINQTTMMALAMVVIASMIGAGGLGYQVLQGIGRLEVSRGLFAGLGIVVLAIVFDRITQAFGRQLQARVGISEARA; the protein is encoded by the coding sequence ATGTTTCCTGAACTCATCGACACACGACCGCTACGCCGGGCAGTGGACGACGCGCTTGGCTGGGTCGTCACCAACTGGGGGAGCGCCTTTGAAGCCGCGGCCAAGCCCCTGCTGCTCCTCCTCAACGCCATCGAGGCCCTGCTGCTGGCCACCCCCTGGTGGCTGATCATCGCTCTGCTCACCGGCATTGCGTGGCTCGCGACGCGGCGCTGGCCGCTGCCCACAATCGTGCTGATCTCGTTGCTCTTCCTGGGCGTGATGGAACTCTGGAAGGATGCGATGAGTACGACGGCACTGATGCTCGCCGCAACTCTCACCGCGATCGTCATTTCGATCCCGGTGGGTGTGTGGATGTCGCGTTCCCTGCGCGTACGCCAGTTCTTCACCCCGGTGCTCGACCTCATGCAGACGCTGCCGAGCTTCGTGTACCTGATCCCCACCGTTATGATCTTCGGACCAGGGAAGATTCCGGCGCTGATCGCTACGATCGTTTATGCCGCTCCCCCGCTGGTGCGCCTGACCGATCTCGGTTTGCGCTCGGTCGACCCGGCCGTGATGGAAGCGAGCCGTGCCTTTGGCACCAATCCCACACAGCGCCTGCTTGGTGTGCAGATTCCGCTCGCCCTGCCGACTATTCTGGCCGGCATCAACCAGACGACCATGATGGCGCTGGCCATGGTGGTGATCGCTTCGATGATCGGCGCCGGCGGGCTTGGTTACCAGGTGCTGCAGGGCATTGGGCGACTTGAGGTCAGCCGCGGCCTGTTTGCAGGCCTTGGCATCGTGGTGCTCGCCATCGTGTTCGACCGGATCACCCAGGCCTTCGGCAGGCAGTTGCAAGCCCGCGTAGGAATTTCGGAGGCGCGGGCATGA
- a CDS encoding quaternary amine ABC transporter ATP-binding protein, with protein MTTMSETDLAIAMKGVTKIFGPAPTQALTTLQEGMSKAELQAETGHVVGLDGVSLEVARGQIHVVMGLSGSGKSTLIRHVNRLIEPTAGEITVNGANVLAMSLEQLREYRRTRVAMVFQKFGLLPHRSVVDNVAYGLEVRGVRKAEREAEARKWIEIVGLSGYENARPRQLSGGQQQRVGLARALALDTDIVLMDEAFSALDPLIRSGMQDQLVSLQKTLNKTILFITHDFDEALKIGDRVTVLKDGAVQQEGAPEEIVLNPANEHIEEFVRDVNKARAIRVRTIMEVGVSEPCSIAVPAEARCEDVLPLFAEHQWVGVLDASGEQIGRITARRVIGALARHGAKTPSVSSPVLEVAS; from the coding sequence ATGACCACGATGAGTGAAACGGATCTGGCCATTGCCATGAAGGGCGTGACGAAGATCTTCGGCCCCGCGCCGACACAGGCACTGACCACCCTGCAAGAGGGTATGTCCAAAGCCGAGCTGCAGGCCGAAACCGGCCATGTGGTCGGACTTGATGGCGTGTCCCTCGAGGTTGCGCGGGGGCAGATCCATGTCGTCATGGGGCTGTCGGGCTCCGGAAAATCCACGCTGATCAGACATGTAAACCGGCTCATCGAACCGACCGCGGGCGAGATCACGGTTAATGGCGCGAACGTCCTTGCCATGTCGCTCGAGCAGCTGCGGGAGTATCGGCGCACTCGTGTCGCCATGGTCTTTCAGAAGTTCGGGCTGTTGCCACATCGATCGGTCGTCGACAACGTCGCATACGGGCTTGAGGTTCGCGGCGTGCGCAAAGCTGAGCGAGAAGCCGAGGCGCGCAAATGGATCGAGATCGTCGGCCTTTCGGGCTACGAGAATGCCCGACCACGCCAGTTGTCGGGCGGCCAGCAGCAACGGGTCGGACTTGCGCGGGCGCTGGCGCTCGACACCGACATCGTCCTCATGGACGAGGCGTTCTCGGCGCTCGATCCGCTGATCCGCTCAGGGATGCAGGATCAACTGGTCAGCCTGCAGAAGACGCTCAACAAAACGATCCTGTTCATCACGCATGACTTTGATGAGGCCTTGAAGATTGGCGACCGGGTCACCGTACTGAAGGATGGCGCCGTGCAGCAGGAGGGAGCCCCCGAAGAGATCGTGCTCAATCCGGCCAACGAGCATATCGAAGAGTTCGTGCGCGATGTGAACAAGGCGAGGGCCATCCGCGTCCGCACCATCATGGAGGTGGGCGTATCCGAGCCCTGTTCGATTGCGGTGCCTGCTGAAGCCAGGTGTGAAGACGTGCTGCCGCTGTTCGCCGAGCATCAATGGGTCGGCGTCCTCGATGCCTCCGGCGAGCAGATCGGTCGCATAACGGCAAGACGCGTGATCGGCGCGCTCGCACGACATGGCGCGAAGACCCCGTCTGTCTCTTCGCCGGTGTTGGAGGTTGCATCATGA